In Pseudomonadaceae bacterium SI-3, the sequence TTGCGCGCCAGCTCCAGGGTCAGCCAGCGCCCCATGCCCTGGCTCGGCACCATCACCAATGCCGGGGCGAAGGGGTCGCTGAGCGGCTGTGCGAGCAGGCGCGTGGCCAGTTCGCCGAGGGTTTCGAGGTCAGGGGCGTGGTAGAGGCTGAGCATGGCGGCGGCTTCGACTGGATCAGCGGCCAAGGGTAACAAGTTCCGGTTGCGCAGCGGTGCTGCAAAGGCATGCGTAGATAGCCGGTGCGGCGTTCCTTCCTACTCCTTTCGCAGGAACTCAACGGTTCTTGTGTTCAATATCAATCCCCTACCCGCCATAGGATATTCCATGACAGGCAGTCCCAATGCCCCCAGCAACCTGTCGCCTGCCTCAGGCTAGGAGCAATCGATGAAATTGAACAACCGGAACCTGCTGACTCTCATGTTGGGCGCGGCCATCAGCGCGAGCCCGCTAGTCTACGCAGTGACCGACAACGCGCCAGCCAAAGGCTCAGTGGAGCGCAGCCATGCGCGCCAGGCCAGCGCGCTGCTTGAGCGCGCCACCGCTCACCTGAAGGCGAACGGACCCGAGCAGGCGTTGGCCGCGTTCAATGACCGCCAGGGCAGCTTCGTCGACGGCCAACACTATGTGTTCGTGCTGGACCCGAACGGCACCATGCTGGCCAGTAACGGTGCGTCGCGCGCGCTGGTTGGACTCAACGTGATGGACCTCAAGGACGCCGCCGGTAAACCCTTCATCCGCCAGATCGTCGACGGTGCCCGCACCGCTGACAGCGGCCAGGTGGACTACCACTGGCTGAACCCGGCCGACAATAAAGTCGAGAACAAGACCAGCCTGTTCCGCAAGGTGGGCGATCAGATCCTCGCGGTGGGGTATTACATCCCGCGCTCTTCTGCCGAGCACGCGCAGAAAATGTTGGATGAAGCCGTAGCGCTGATGAAACGTTCGGGTGGCGAGGCTGCGTTCAAGGCCTTCAACGACCCCCAGGGCGGCTTCGTGATGAATGACGAGTATGTGTTCGTTATCGGCCTGGAAGACGGCCAGTACCGCGCCAGTGGCGCTTCCCCCAACCTGGTGGGTGTCGATGTTCGCGAAGTCACCGATGCCGCCGGTACGCCGCTGTTCAAGCAGATGATCGAACTGGCCAAGAACAAGGGCAGCGGAACCGTCGACTATGTCTGGCGCAATCCGGCGACCAATGCGGTGGAGAAAAAGCACTCGCTGATCCGTCGGGTCGACGACGTGCTGCTAGGCGTGGGCTACTACTCGCCCAACTGATGCAAGCGCAGCGGTTCATGACGATCTCGTGAACGGGCGGCTGCCGACCATGGTCAACCGAATATAACCCACAGCCGACCTCCCGCCTTTGGCGAGACTGGCTGTGCCTGTTGATCATCCTGTCGCCGGAGACCCTGCCCGATGTTGACGCTGTTGCATCTGCTGTCCTCCATCGCGCTGCTGGTCTGGGGCACGCATATCGTGCGCACCGGAATCATGCGGGTGTATGGCTCGCACCTGCGCAGGTTGCTCGGCCACAGCATGGCCAACGCGCCCATGGCCTTCACGGCTGGAATCGGCGTCACCGCGCTGGTGCAGAGCAGCAACGCCACGGCCCTACTGGCCATCTCGTTCGTGGCGCAGGGCTTGATGGCGCTGCCGACCGCCTTGGCGATCATGCTTGGCGCGGACGTCGGCACTGCATTGATGGCCCGCGTGCTGACCCTGGACCTGTCGTGGCTGTCCCCGCTGTTCACTCTGGTCGGGGTCAGCCTGTTCCTCTCGCGCAAACAGACCCGTGCCGGCCAGCTCGGGCGCGTGCTGATCGGCCTTGGCCTGATCATTCTGGCGCTGCAGCTGATCGTTGGCGCCGCCGAACCCATCACTGAAGCGCGCGGCATGCGTGTGCTGTTCTCCACTCTAGCCGGCGATACCTTGCTGGCGGTGGTAGTCGGTGCGTTGTTCGCGGTGCTGTCGTATTCCAGCCTCGCCGCCGTTCTGCTCACCGCAACGCTGGCCAGTGCCGGGCTGATCAGCCTGCCGGTGGCGCTGGGTGTGGTCATAGGTGCGAACGTCGGCAGCGGTGTGCTGGCC encodes:
- a CDS encoding chemotaxis protein yields the protein MKLNNRNLLTLMLGAAISASPLVYAVTDNAPAKGSVERSHARQASALLERATAHLKANGPEQALAAFNDRQGSFVDGQHYVFVLDPNGTMLASNGASRALVGLNVMDLKDAAGKPFIRQIVDGARTADSGQVDYHWLNPADNKVENKTSLFRKVGDQILAVGYYIPRSSAEHAQKMLDEAVALMKRSGGEAAFKAFNDPQGGFVMNDEYVFVIGLEDGQYRASGASPNLVGVDVREVTDAAGTPLFKQMIELAKNKGSGTVDYVWRNPATNAVEKKHSLIRRVDDVLLGVGYYSPN